The following are encoded together in the Streptomyces rapamycinicus NRRL 5491 genome:
- a CDS encoding M23 family metallopeptidase: protein MNDRHPSGASPTVPAPDASYPYGEAYSQRQDTAHGYVGYDGYSTGNFAHLATAYGDGDPLYGDSDPLFGALPGAYDGGQGAHSGQYDASQWATADQHHQTGSYATGHYDLGHDTGHHDTGHYDTAHYDSGSYDTTAMWAASGYHLPTGIPAQQDAETGAQWDIGAWDTGATGHTEVPDQWEHGAGYEAEAYASGVDTGQTQVWDTSVYGTVDEAQYDHSGLNHPGFDQQGLDQQGFDHHSGFDQAGLDQPEHEPNAYDQTAAFEQAVIPEQPGAFEHTAVFEPVNEPDQPYDSGPGPEAEPEPEAAVMRESAPSPRREANRGRRRTPSPRPKRSALLTVAVPSVCALGVTAVAAASVSGVGSDKKDESTTQAAPDTAAAPVKPSVANSKLDSQLAGVREGADDFRDRASRTQERIDLQARQAAEKKRKAAEAARKEALRPKFALPVAQHGLSAQFGQAGINWMSVHTGIDFPVSYGTPVMAATDGTVRTQWNDAYGNMVVLTSPDGTETWYCHLSSAKIRSGTVKAGETIAYSGNSGNSTGPHLHFEVHPGGGAAIDPLPWLRGKGLDPT, encoded by the coding sequence GTGAACGACCGTCACCCGTCGGGGGCCTCTCCGACCGTCCCCGCTCCCGACGCCTCGTATCCGTACGGCGAGGCCTACAGTCAGCGGCAGGACACAGCGCACGGCTACGTCGGGTACGACGGGTACTCCACCGGCAACTTCGCCCACCTGGCCACCGCCTACGGTGACGGCGACCCGCTCTACGGCGACAGCGATCCGCTCTTCGGCGCGCTTCCGGGCGCGTACGACGGCGGGCAGGGCGCCCACAGCGGTCAGTACGACGCCTCGCAGTGGGCCACGGCCGACCAGCACCACCAGACGGGGTCGTACGCCACCGGCCACTACGACCTGGGCCATGACACCGGCCACCATGACACCGGCCACTACGACACGGCCCATTACGACTCCGGCTCCTACGACACCACCGCGATGTGGGCCGCCTCCGGCTATCACCTGCCCACCGGCATCCCCGCCCAGCAGGACGCCGAGACCGGCGCCCAGTGGGACATCGGCGCCTGGGACACGGGCGCCACCGGCCACACCGAGGTACCGGATCAGTGGGAGCACGGGGCGGGGTACGAGGCCGAGGCGTACGCCTCGGGCGTGGACACCGGTCAGACCCAGGTCTGGGACACCTCCGTCTACGGGACCGTGGACGAGGCGCAGTACGACCACTCGGGGCTGAACCATCCGGGGTTCGACCAGCAGGGGCTCGACCAGCAGGGGTTCGACCACCACTCCGGCTTCGATCAAGCAGGGCTCGACCAGCCCGAGCACGAGCCCAACGCCTACGACCAGACCGCCGCGTTCGAGCAGGCCGTCATCCCCGAGCAGCCCGGCGCGTTCGAGCACACCGCCGTCTTCGAGCCGGTCAACGAGCCCGACCAGCCGTACGACTCCGGCCCCGGCCCCGAAGCCGAACCTGAACCCGAGGCGGCGGTCATGCGGGAATCCGCCCCCTCCCCTCGCCGGGAGGCGAACCGCGGCCGCCGCCGTACCCCCTCGCCCCGTCCCAAGCGCTCCGCACTGCTCACCGTCGCCGTCCCCTCCGTCTGCGCCCTGGGCGTCACCGCCGTGGCCGCCGCCTCGGTCAGCGGCGTGGGGAGCGACAAGAAGGACGAGTCCACCACTCAGGCCGCCCCCGACACCGCGGCGGCCCCCGTGAAGCCCTCCGTCGCCAACAGCAAGCTGGACTCCCAGCTCGCCGGGGTCCGGGAGGGCGCCGACGACTTCCGCGACCGCGCCAGCCGCACCCAGGAGCGGATCGACCTCCAGGCGCGCCAGGCCGCCGAGAAGAAGCGCAAGGCGGCCGAGGCGGCGCGCAAGGAAGCGCTGCGCCCGAAGTTCGCGCTGCCCGTCGCCCAGCACGGCCTGAGCGCCCAGTTCGGCCAGGCCGGTATCAACTGGATGTCGGTGCACACCGGCATCGACTTCCCGGTGAGCTACGGGACGCCCGTGATGGCCGCCACCGATGGCACCGTAAGGACGCAGTGGAACGACGCCTACGGCAATATGGTCGTTCTGACCAGCCCGGACGGCACGGAGACCTGGTACTGCCACCTCAGCAGCGCCAAGATCCGCTCCGGGACCGTCAAGGCCGGGGAGACCATCGCGTACTCCGGGAACTCCGGTAACTCCACCGGCCCGCATCTGCACTTCGAGGTCCACCCCGGCGGTGGCGCGGCCATCGACCCGCTGCCCTGGCTGCGCGGCAAGGGCCTCGACCCGACCTGA
- a CDS encoding cobalamin B12-binding domain-containing protein, with protein sequence MGVTGPIRVVVAKPGLDGHDRGAKVIARALRDAGMEVIYTGLHQTPEQIVDTAIQEDADAIGLSILSGAHMTLFAKVLELLREHDAEDIKVFGGGIIPEADIPPLKEQGVAEIFTPGATTTAIVDWVRKNVRPVAA encoded by the coding sequence ATGGGTGTGACCGGTCCGATCCGTGTGGTGGTGGCCAAGCCGGGGCTGGACGGCCATGACCGTGGGGCGAAGGTGATCGCGCGGGCGCTGCGCGACGCGGGCATGGAGGTCATCTACACCGGGCTCCACCAGACCCCCGAGCAGATCGTCGACACCGCGATCCAGGAGGACGCCGACGCGATCGGGCTGTCCATTCTGTCCGGTGCCCATATGACCCTGTTCGCCAAGGTGCTGGAGCTGCTGCGGGAGCACGACGCGGAGGACATCAAGGTCTTCGGCGGCGGGATCATCCCCGAGGCGGACATCCCCCCGCTCAAGGAACAGGGCGTCGCCGAGATCTTCACCCCGGGCGCGACCACGACAGCCATCGTCGACTGGGTCCGCAAAAACGTTCGCCCGGTAGCCGCCTGA
- a CDS encoding DUF5691 domain-containing protein, producing MTSTTPVAASTSVAATASSTSTASTASWDDLVAAALLGTERRTPPVAPRPGQDVPSALLDAAALSTVRRRAGLRPAPARPGPGRAPEDPRPALPAAARSRLALLLADRSAPGRGGSRSAPDLAELLPQWLALANHHGYRVPDALLPALLDAARARTDLRAEALTLGGPRALWLARLNPGWKFALRGAAGRASASLSEPSGAAPAPDEEQRLWEEGLFAERVSLLSAARHRDPAAGLALLSGTWPTERAEDRLMFLDSLRDDLSPSDEPFLEQALSDRSRNVRATAAELLSALPDSALATRMAERSRGCVSLTADGPTADGLTAEATGDRPTGDGLAADGRTLRITVRPPDECDSGMQRDGVVPKPPSGRGERSWWLGQLVEATPLDRWTEWFGGRRPAEIVALPVADGWQADLHAAWCRAAVRQRSAEWCRALLGTPAVAPVTAGEAAPAAWRDPAKLLSALPSRERAEWVAEFIASHGLSDAFRLLGVCAVPWAEPLGRAVVDALDIARDAGSYPWSFSGVMGLAERCLDPTQADRLEVLTAIPDEREGAAPGAGGYWAEAFQRLVGTLRLREAMRAELDPS from the coding sequence TTGACCAGTACGACGCCCGTCGCGGCCAGCACGTCCGTCGCAGCCACCGCGTCCAGCACGTCCACCGCGTCCACCGCGTCCTGGGACGATCTCGTCGCGGCCGCGCTGCTCGGCACCGAGCGGCGCACCCCGCCCGTCGCGCCGCGCCCCGGGCAGGACGTGCCGTCCGCCCTGCTGGACGCGGCCGCGCTCAGCACGGTGCGGCGGCGGGCCGGGCTGCGGCCCGCGCCCGCCCGGCCGGGGCCGGGCCGGGCGCCCGAGGACCCGCGCCCGGCGCTGCCCGCGGCCGCCCGCAGCAGGCTCGCGCTGCTGCTGGCCGACCGTTCGGCGCCGGGGCGCGGCGGTTCGCGCTCCGCGCCCGACCTCGCCGAGTTGCTGCCTCAGTGGCTCGCGCTGGCCAATCACCACGGCTATCGCGTGCCGGACGCGCTGCTCCCGGCGCTGCTCGACGCGGCCCGCGCCCGCACCGATCTGCGGGCCGAGGCGCTGACGCTGGGCGGGCCGCGTGCGCTGTGGCTGGCCCGGCTCAACCCGGGCTGGAAGTTCGCGCTGCGGGGCGCGGCGGGCCGGGCGTCCGCATCGCTCTCGGAGCCGTCCGGGGCGGCCCCCGCACCGGACGAGGAACAGCGGCTGTGGGAGGAGGGGCTGTTCGCCGAGCGGGTGTCGCTGCTGTCGGCGGCCCGCCACCGCGACCCAGCGGCGGGGCTGGCGCTGCTCAGCGGCACCTGGCCGACCGAGCGGGCCGAGGACCGGCTGATGTTCCTGGACTCGCTGCGCGACGATCTCTCCCCCTCCGACGAGCCATTCCTCGAACAGGCGCTGTCCGACCGCAGCCGGAACGTCCGGGCGACCGCCGCCGAGCTGCTCTCCGCACTCCCCGACTCGGCCCTCGCCACGCGCATGGCCGAGCGGTCGCGGGGCTGCGTGTCGCTGACCGCGGATGGGCCGACCGCAGATGGGCTGACCGCCGAGGCAACCGGCGACAGGCCGACCGGAGACGGGCTGGCGGCCGACGGACGGACACTCCGGATAACCGTCCGCCCGCCGGACGAGTGCGACAGCGGAATGCAGCGCGACGGCGTCGTGCCCAAGCCGCCCTCCGGCCGGGGGGAACGGTCCTGGTGGCTGGGCCAGTTGGTGGAGGCGACCCCGCTGGACCGCTGGACCGAGTGGTTCGGCGGACGGCGTCCAGCCGAGATCGTGGCGCTGCCCGTCGCGGACGGCTGGCAGGCGGATCTGCACGCGGCCTGGTGCCGGGCGGCGGTGCGGCAGCGCAGCGCCGAGTGGTGCCGTGCGCTGCTCGGCACCCCGGCGGTCGCGCCGGTCACCGCCGGGGAGGCGGCCCCCGCCGCCTGGCGGGACCCGGCGAAGCTGCTCTCCGCGCTGCCCTCCCGGGAACGGGCGGAGTGGGTCGCCGAGTTCATCGCGTCCCACGGGCTGTCCGACGCATTCCGGCTGCTCGGGGTGTGTGCGGTGCCCTGGGCCGAGCCGCTGGGCCGGGCCGTCGTGGACGCCCTGGACATCGCCCGCGACGCGGGCAGCTACCCCTGGAGCTTCAGCGGCGTCATGGGCCTGGCCGAGCGCTGTCTGGACCCGACCCAGGCGGACCGCCTCGAAGTGCTGACGGCGATACCGGACGAGAGGGAAGGAGCGGCGCCGGGAGCCGGAGGCTACTGGGCGGAAGCGTTCCAACGACTGGTCGGCACACTCCGGCTGAGGGAAGCGATGCGAGCAGAGCTCGACCCGAGCTGA
- a CDS encoding SWIM zinc finger family protein produces the protein MNPQGERWTAEQVLALAPDTASRTAGGKLAAASKWSGAGAHGRAVWGLCSGSGSKPYQTVVDLNGPGYRCSCPSRKFPCKHALGLLLLWTSGEGGVPAGGEPPEWAGQWLGDRRERAEKLAAGARDGGPGPGGGTGDGAGKGGSGGAADPEAARRRAERRTQRIAAGATELERRLADLLRDGLASADRAGYGAWDETAARMIDAQAPGLEARVRELAAIPSSGPGWPGRLLEECALAHLLNQGFLHLDGIPEKLAATTRTRVGLTTPVAELLATEEAIRDRWLVLGRQDGTDGRLTTRRIWLRGERTNRMALLLSFSAPGQSPELALPTGLVLDADLTYYPAARPLRAALRPQHHEELREAAEALPPVAPPTAEGCEVPGAPEGCDVETALAAYGTALGEDPWLDGWPVVLTDVVPVPGGDDGWQLADERSGSALPVDPRCAGRTDLWQLMSISGGGPVTVFGECGHAGFSPITTWDPTAVSLIGTAAQGGTR, from the coding sequence ATGAATCCGCAGGGGGAACGCTGGACGGCGGAGCAGGTGCTGGCCCTGGCTCCTGACACCGCGTCGCGCACGGCGGGCGGCAAGCTCGCCGCGGCCAGCAAGTGGTCGGGCGCGGGCGCGCACGGGCGGGCGGTGTGGGGGCTGTGCTCGGGCAGCGGCAGCAAGCCGTACCAGACGGTGGTCGATCTGAACGGGCCCGGATATCGGTGCAGTTGCCCGAGTCGGAAGTTCCCGTGCAAGCACGCGCTGGGGCTGCTGCTGTTGTGGACGTCCGGCGAGGGGGGCGTGCCCGCGGGCGGGGAGCCGCCGGAGTGGGCCGGGCAGTGGCTCGGCGACCGGCGGGAGCGGGCCGAAAAGCTCGCCGCCGGGGCCCGGGATGGGGGCCCGGGCCCCGGCGGCGGGACGGGGGACGGCGCGGGGAAAGGGGGGAGCGGAGGCGCGGCCGATCCGGAGGCGGCGCGCCGCCGCGCCGAGCGGCGGACCCAGCGCATCGCCGCGGGCGCCACGGAGTTGGAGCGGCGGCTCGCCGATCTGCTCCGCGACGGTCTGGCCTCCGCCGACCGCGCCGGGTACGGGGCGTGGGACGAAACGGCCGCGCGGATGATCGACGCCCAGGCACCGGGCCTTGAGGCGCGGGTGCGGGAGCTGGCCGCGATTCCGTCGTCCGGTCCGGGGTGGCCCGGCCGGTTGCTGGAGGAGTGCGCGCTGGCCCACCTGCTCAACCAGGGCTTTCTCCACCTGGACGGCATCCCGGAAAAGCTGGCCGCCACCACGCGCACCCGCGTGGGCCTCACGACACCGGTGGCCGAGCTGCTGGCGACGGAGGAGGCGATCCGGGACCGCTGGCTGGTGCTGGGCCGCCAGGACGGCACGGACGGCAGGCTGACCACGCGCCGGATCTGGCTGCGGGGCGAGCGTACGAACCGTATGGCGCTGCTGCTCTCCTTCAGCGCCCCCGGCCAGTCCCCCGAGCTCGCACTGCCCACCGGGCTGGTGCTCGACGCGGACCTCACGTATTACCCCGCGGCCCGGCCGCTGCGGGCGGCGCTCCGCCCCCAGCACCACGAGGAGCTGCGGGAGGCGGCGGAGGCGCTGCCTCCCGTGGCGCCTCCGACCGCTGAGGGGTGCGAGGTGCCTGGAGCCCCCGAGGGGTGCGATGTCGAGACCGCGCTCGCGGCCTATGGGACGGCGCTCGGGGAGGATCCGTGGCTGGACGGCTGGCCGGTGGTGCTCACCGATGTGGTGCCCGTCCCGGGGGGCGACGACGGATGGCAGCTGGCGGACGAGCGAAGCGGCTCGGCGCTGCCCGTCGATCCGCGCTGTGCGGGGCGCACCGATCTGTGGCAGCTGATGTCGATATCCGGCGGTGGCCCGGTCACCGTCTTCGGTGAGTGCGGCCACGCCGGCTTCTCCCCCATCACCACCTGGGATCCGACCGCCGTCTCGCTCATCGGCACGGCAGCGCAGGGAGGCACCCGTTGA
- a CDS encoding ATP-binding protein, with product MTVTVPGTESTDTSGAAEAAGAAEALRPHAEDAFAVELSALAAADDRPRPARWRLSPWAVATYLLGGTLPDGTVITPKYVGPRRIVEVAVTTLATDRALLLLGVPGTAKTWVSEHLAAAVSGDSTLLVQGTAGTPEEAIRYGWNYAQLLAHGPSRDALVPSPVMRAMADGMTARVEELTRVPADVQDTLITILSEKTLPIPELGEEVQAVRGFNLIATANDRDRGVNELSSALRRRFNTVVLPLPATPEDEVDIVSRRVAQIGRSLELPELPEGVEEIRRVVTVFRELRDGVTGDGRTKLKSPSGTLSTAEAISVVTGGLALAAHFGDGVLRSGDVAAGILGAVVRDPAADRVIWQEYLETVVREREGWKDFYRACREVTA from the coding sequence GTGACCGTCACTGTGCCCGGAACCGAATCCACCGATACGAGCGGGGCGGCAGAGGCCGCCGGAGCCGCGGAAGCGTTGCGTCCACATGCGGAGGACGCCTTCGCCGTCGAGCTGAGCGCACTGGCCGCGGCCGACGACCGCCCGCGTCCCGCACGATGGCGGCTGTCGCCGTGGGCGGTCGCCACCTATCTGCTCGGCGGCACGCTGCCCGACGGCACCGTGATCACACCCAAGTACGTGGGCCCGCGGCGCATCGTCGAGGTCGCCGTCACCACCCTCGCCACCGACCGCGCCCTGCTGTTGCTGGGCGTGCCCGGCACCGCCAAGACATGGGTCTCGGAGCATCTGGCGGCGGCGGTCAGCGGTGACTCGACCCTGCTGGTCCAGGGCACCGCCGGGACGCCCGAGGAGGCCATCCGGTACGGGTGGAACTACGCCCAGCTCCTCGCCCACGGCCCGAGCCGGGACGCTCTCGTGCCGAGCCCGGTGATGCGCGCGATGGCGGACGGCATGACCGCGCGCGTGGAGGAGCTGACGCGCGTCCCGGCCGATGTGCAGGACACGCTGATCACCATCCTGTCCGAGAAGACGCTGCCGATCCCGGAGCTGGGGGAGGAGGTCCAGGCGGTCCGCGGCTTCAACCTGATCGCGACCGCCAACGACCGCGACCGCGGGGTCAACGAACTCTCCAGCGCTCTGCGCCGCCGCTTCAACACGGTCGTGCTGCCGCTGCCCGCGACCCCGGAGGACGAGGTCGACATCGTCTCCCGCCGCGTCGCCCAGATCGGCCGCTCGCTGGAGCTCCCGGAGCTCCCGGAGGGCGTCGAGGAGATCCGCCGGGTGGTCACGGTCTTCCGCGAGCTGCGCGACGGAGTGACCGGTGACGGCCGTACGAAGCTGAAGTCGCCCTCGGGCACGCTGTCCACGGCCGAGGCCATCTCCGTGGTCACCGGCGGCCTCGCGCTCGCCGCCCACTTCGGCGACGGCGTGCTCAGGTCGGGTGATGTGGCCGCGGGCATCCTGGGCGCGGTCGTCCGCGACCCGGCGGCCGACCGCGTGATCTGGCAGGAGTACCTGGAGACGGTGGTCCGTGAGCGCGAGGGCTGGAAGGACTTCTACCGCGCGTGCCGAGAGGTGACCGCATGA